The following are encoded in a window of Aerococcus sanguinicola genomic DNA:
- the gyrA gene encoding DNA gyrase subunit A, translating into MRTSFLDYAMSVIVARALPDVRDGMKPVHRRILYGMNELGVTPDKPYKKSARIVGDVMGKYHPHGDSAIYESMVRMAQDFSYRYMLVDGHGNFGSIDGDQAAAMRYTEARMSKIATEMLRDINKDTVDFIANYDGEEREPEVLPSRFPNLLVNGATGIAVGMTTNIPPHNLNEVISGIHTLMKNPEATTAELMEAIPGPDFPTGGIVIGKSGIRKAYETGQGRIIVRGKLDIDQMSSGRERIVIHEIPYMVNKAKLVERIADLARDKVIEGITAVRDESGRDGMRIVVECRKDASASVIVNNLYKLTQLQANFNFNMLAIVNGVPKTLSLKEILTYYVDHQEEIIRRRSIFEKKKAEARAHILEGLQVALDHIDEIVNILRSSRSGDEAKEIFMTQYKLSDKQAQAILDMRLVRLTGLEREKIDKEHAELMAEIARLTEILASEEKRYEIIYQELLEIQARYGDDRRTELRVGEITSLEDEDLIEEENVLVTLTRNGYIKRVADDEFRVQNRGGLGVKGMSMNDGDYIETMFSTSTHDIILFFTDKGKVYQMKGYEIPEYGRQAKGIPIVNLLNLEEDEKVRDAINVTPVDHDGDSDGYLAFITRQGVIKRTPVRDYFNIRNNGLIALNLKEDDELVDVLFTNGQRNLIVASHDGYAVSFNEQDARSMGRTATGVRAIRLEPGDYVIGAAVLADVADVLVVTENGYGKRTPASEYAIRKRGGKGVKTINASQRNGKLVGMTTVDLTEDIMLMTDEGVVIRFHAADISQTGRVTQGVRLMRLNDDAKVSTMAKVEAEEEEEVASAGAAQQAEGEEDFSAIAEKVNEETEDSDESVYDDQDIPQARLSDDQIQENLHHFTNELLDEEDDDQE; encoded by the coding sequence ATGCGGACATCCTTCCTCGACTATGCCATGAGTGTTATCGTGGCACGGGCACTGCCGGATGTTCGGGATGGGATGAAACCTGTCCACCGGCGAATTCTCTACGGGATGAATGAATTGGGGGTTACCCCAGATAAACCTTATAAGAAGTCAGCGCGGATTGTCGGAGATGTCATGGGTAAGTACCACCCCCATGGGGACTCCGCCATCTATGAATCTATGGTGCGGATGGCCCAGGACTTCTCCTACCGCTATATGCTGGTAGACGGCCACGGGAACTTCGGCTCCATCGATGGGGACCAGGCTGCCGCCATGCGGTATACCGAAGCGCGGATGAGTAAGATTGCTACTGAAATGTTGCGGGATATCAACAAGGACACGGTGGACTTTATCGCCAACTACGACGGCGAAGAGCGTGAACCAGAAGTTCTCCCTTCCCGCTTCCCTAACCTCTTAGTTAACGGGGCGACCGGGATTGCGGTCGGGATGACTACTAATATCCCACCCCATAACTTAAATGAGGTAATCTCAGGTATCCACACCCTGATGAAGAATCCAGAAGCAACGACGGCTGAGCTGATGGAAGCCATCCCTGGACCGGACTTTCCGACCGGGGGGATTGTGATCGGCAAGTCGGGGATCCGCAAGGCTTATGAAACAGGCCAAGGACGCATCATTGTCCGCGGTAAGTTGGATATCGACCAGATGTCCAGTGGTCGCGAACGGATTGTCATCCATGAGATTCCTTATATGGTCAACAAGGCTAAGTTAGTGGAACGGATTGCGGATTTAGCTCGTGACAAGGTGATTGAAGGCATCACGGCAGTCCGGGATGAATCCGGCCGGGATGGCATGCGGATTGTGGTGGAATGCCGCAAGGACGCCAGTGCCAGTGTGATCGTCAACAACCTCTACAAGCTGACCCAGCTCCAAGCCAACTTCAACTTTAATATGTTGGCCATCGTCAACGGTGTGCCTAAGACCCTGAGTCTCAAGGAAATCCTGACCTATTACGTGGACCACCAAGAAGAGATTATCCGTCGTCGGTCGATCTTTGAGAAGAAAAAGGCCGAAGCCCGGGCCCATATCCTGGAAGGTTTACAGGTGGCCCTGGACCATATTGATGAAATCGTCAATATCCTGCGCTCATCACGTTCTGGTGACGAAGCCAAGGAAATCTTTATGACCCAGTACAAACTCTCGGATAAGCAAGCCCAAGCCATTCTCGATATGCGTCTGGTCCGCTTAACTGGCTTGGAACGGGAAAAGATTGACAAGGAACATGCCGAACTGATGGCTGAAATTGCCCGCTTGACGGAAATCCTAGCCAGCGAAGAGAAACGTTATGAAATTATTTACCAAGAATTATTAGAAATCCAGGCTCGCTATGGCGACGACCGCCGGACCGAACTGCGGGTGGGTGAAATCACCAGCCTGGAAGATGAGGACTTGATCGAAGAAGAGAATGTGCTCGTTACCCTGACCCGGAACGGCTATATTAAGCGGGTTGCCGATGATGAATTCCGCGTCCAAAACCGCGGCGGTCTCGGCGTCAAAGGCATGAGCATGAACGATGGGGACTATATCGAAACCATGTTCTCAACTTCTACCCATGACATTATCCTGTTCTTTACGGACAAGGGCAAAGTCTACCAGATGAAGGGCTATGAGATTCCAGAATACGGCCGGCAAGCCAAGGGGATTCCGATCGTTAACCTCCTGAACTTGGAAGAGGACGAGAAGGTGCGTGATGCCATCAATGTGACCCCGGTGGACCATGACGGCGATTCTGACGGCTATCTGGCCTTTATTACGCGCCAGGGTGTCATTAAACGGACTCCTGTTCGCGACTACTTCAATATCCGTAACAACGGCCTGATCGCCCTCAATCTCAAGGAGGATGATGAGCTCGTCGATGTGCTCTTTACCAATGGCCAGCGCAATCTGATCGTGGCTTCCCACGATGGCTATGCGGTCAGCTTCAATGAACAAGACGCCCGGTCGATGGGGCGGACAGCTACCGGTGTTCGGGCCATCCGTTTGGAGCCTGGTGACTATGTGATTGGAGCCGCCGTCCTAGCTGACGTTGCGGATGTCCTTGTCGTCACCGAGAATGGTTATGGGAAGCGGACCCCAGCCAGCGAATATGCCATCCGCAAGCGCGGCGGTAAAGGGGTTAAAACCATCAATGCCAGCCAGCGGAACGGGAAGCTGGTGGGGATGACAACCGTCGACCTAACTGAAGATATCATGCTGATGACCGATGAAGGCGTAGTCATCCGCTTCCATGCGGCTGATATTTCCCAAACAGGTCGGGTGACCCAGGGTGTCCGCCTCATGCGCTTGAATGATGACGCCAAGGTTTCAACTATGGCCAAGGTGGAAGCTGAAGAAGAGGAAGAAGTTGCTTCTGCAGGCGCGGCCCAACAAGCAGAGGGCGAGGAAGACTTCTCAGCCATTGCTGAAAAGGTCAACGAAGAAACCGAAGATAGTGATGAATCGGTTTACGATGACCAGGATATTCCTCAAGCTCGCCTGTCGGATGACCAAATCCAAGAAAACCTGCACCATTTCACCAATGAACTCTTGGATGAAGAAGACGACGACCAAGAATAG
- the gyrB gene encoding DNA topoisomerase (ATP-hydrolyzing) subunit B has product MADEKHFEDQAQEESQEPSKEEQEELAHLAESYDASQIQVLEGLEAVRKRPGMYIGSTSETGLHHLVWEIVDNSIDEALAGFAKHIQIEILEDNVIRITDDGRGIPVDIQQKTGRPAVETVFNVLHAGGKFGGGSYKVSGGLHGVGASVVNALSEWLHVDVYKNGKIYHQEYSRGKIMTELEVTGETDQQGTVVTFKADSEIFRETTVYNREILNKRTRELAFLNKGLRISLTDKREEETVEYSYHFEGGIKEYIDFLNQNKTPLFPEPIYLEGEQDDIEVEVALQYTDDFHVNFMSFANNIHTFEGGTHESGVKTALTRTINDYARNVNILKDNDENLTGEDVREGLTLIVSVRHPDPQFEGQTKMKLGNSEVRTITDRLFGQHFSTFLLENPNIGRQIVDKGLVASKARKAAKRAREMTRKKSGLEISNLPGKLADCSSRVPEECELFIVEGNSAGGSAKNGRDRHFQAILPIRGKILNVEKASMDRILANEEIRSLFTAMGTGWGNDFDVSKARYHKLVIMTDADVDGAHIRTLLLTLIYRYMRPLLDAGYVYIAVPPLYQVRQGKKIQYIESDAELEAYMASLPERPKPVVQRYKGLGEMDAEQLWDTTMDPSTRRMLQVSVEDGVEADQMISMLMGDHVAPRRNFIEENATYATIDL; this is encoded by the coding sequence ATGGCAGATGAGAAACACTTTGAAGACCAAGCACAGGAAGAAAGCCAGGAACCAAGCAAGGAGGAACAGGAGGAACTGGCCCATCTGGCGGAGAGCTATGATGCCAGCCAAATTCAAGTCCTAGAGGGGCTCGAGGCGGTCCGGAAACGGCCTGGGATGTATATTGGGTCGACCAGTGAGACCGGCCTCCACCACCTAGTTTGGGAGATTGTCGATAACTCAATCGATGAGGCCTTAGCTGGTTTTGCCAAGCATATTCAAATTGAAATCTTGGAAGATAATGTGATTCGGATTACGGACGATGGCCGGGGGATTCCTGTCGATATCCAACAAAAAACCGGCCGGCCAGCAGTAGAGACTGTCTTTAATGTTCTCCACGCTGGGGGTAAATTCGGGGGTGGCTCTTACAAGGTCTCCGGCGGCTTGCACGGGGTGGGGGCCTCAGTGGTGAATGCCCTCTCTGAATGGCTCCACGTCGATGTCTACAAGAATGGCAAGATCTACCACCAAGAATACAGCCGGGGGAAGATCATGACCGAGCTCGAAGTGACAGGAGAAACCGACCAGCAAGGAACGGTTGTCACCTTCAAAGCCGATAGCGAGATTTTCCGAGAAACAACGGTTTATAACCGGGAAATACTGAATAAACGGACCCGGGAGCTCGCCTTCTTGAACAAGGGCTTGCGGATTTCACTGACCGACAAGCGGGAAGAAGAAACGGTTGAATACAGCTACCACTTCGAAGGTGGGATCAAGGAATATATCGACTTCCTCAACCAGAATAAGACCCCGCTTTTCCCTGAACCTATCTACCTAGAAGGGGAACAGGATGATATTGAGGTCGAAGTTGCTCTCCAGTATACGGACGACTTCCATGTGAACTTTATGAGTTTTGCTAACAATATCCATACTTTTGAAGGGGGGACCCATGAATCTGGGGTTAAGACCGCCCTCACCCGGACTATCAACGACTATGCCCGGAATGTCAATATTCTCAAGGATAATGATGAGAACCTGACTGGGGAAGATGTGCGTGAAGGCCTGACCCTGATCGTTTCAGTACGCCACCCCGACCCTCAATTCGAAGGGCAAACTAAGATGAAACTCGGAAATTCGGAAGTACGAACGATTACCGACCGACTTTTCGGCCAGCACTTTTCGACCTTCCTCTTAGAGAATCCCAATATCGGCCGGCAAATTGTCGACAAGGGCTTGGTTGCTTCTAAGGCACGGAAGGCAGCCAAACGGGCCCGGGAAATGACCCGGAAGAAGTCTGGGCTAGAAATCTCCAACCTACCGGGTAAATTGGCCGATTGTTCCAGCCGGGTGCCCGAGGAATGCGAACTCTTCATCGTCGAAGGGAATTCCGCTGGGGGCTCCGCTAAGAACGGCCGGGACCGCCACTTCCAAGCCATCTTGCCTATCCGTGGTAAGATCTTGAATGTTGAAAAAGCGTCTATGGACCGGATCTTAGCCAATGAAGAGATTCGTTCCCTCTTTACAGCGATGGGGACGGGCTGGGGCAATGACTTCGATGTCTCCAAGGCCCGCTACCATAAGCTCGTTATCATGACCGATGCCGATGTCGATGGGGCCCACATCCGGACCCTCTTATTGACTCTGATCTATCGTTACATGCGTCCCCTCTTGGATGCGGGTTATGTGTATATTGCGGTTCCTCCCCTCTACCAGGTACGCCAAGGGAAGAAGATCCAGTATATTGAATCGGATGCCGAATTAGAGGCATATATGGCCAGTCTTCCTGAGCGTCCTAAGCCCGTTGTCCAACGCTATAAGGGGCTGGGCGAGATGGATGCCGAACAGCTCTGGGATACGACCATGGACCCAAGTACGCGTCGCATGCTTCAAGTCAGCGTTGAAGACGGTGTGGAAGCCGACCAAATGATCTCCATGTTAATGGGCGACCATGTGGCACCGCGGCGGAACTTTATCGAAGAGAACGCCACTTATGCGACCATCGACCTTTAG